The following nucleotide sequence is from Gordonia jinghuaiqii.
AGTCGCCCGGATGCATGAACTGACCCGGCTGCTCGGCGGTGCCGAGGACGTAGGCGACATTGTCGACGACCGGGATCTCGGGGTGGATCACCGCATGCCGACCTCCGGTGAATCGTGCGGTGAGCGAACCGATCTCGATCTGATCCCCGCTACGCGCGGCCGTCCACGCACCGGCGACGTCGTCGTCGTTGAGCTGTGTGGTGGTCTGCGGATCGGCATAGAGGATCGCGTCGGGATTGGCCGCGACCAGGTCCGGCAGCTTCGCGACGTCACAGTGATCGGGGTGCTGATGGGTGATCAGGATGGCGTCGAGGCCGCTGATCCCGTCGAACCCGTGCGAGAAGTTCCCCGGGTCGAAGAGCACCTTGGTCCCGTCGATCTCGACGAGCAGACAGGAGTGGCCGAAGTGGGTGATCTGCATGCGTCCACTCTGCCGCCCGCACGCAGCGGACGCCAGACTCACACGATCTGCAACTCACACGATCTGCGGGAAGATCCCCCACCCGAACGCGGCGTCGAAGATCCGCAGGAACCCATAGGCCAGCCACACCCCCAGCAGCACCGCTCCGAGCGGGCTCAGGACGATGTCACGCCATCCGGTGAGCGGGGTCCGGCGACGGCGGGCCAGGGTGACGAGCGCCGCGACGACGGTGACCGCCGTGAGAACCAGCAGGAGCGGGCCGAATGCGTTGAATCGAAACGCGGCGCCGACATCACCGTGCATGAAGGAGACCCAGCTGCGGGTGAGTCCGCAGCCCGGACAGGGCAGGCCGGTCATCATCGCGAAGGGGCACACCTGCGGGCCACCGTCGATCCCGCCCGGCGTGAACACACACGCGGCACCCAATGCCGCCGCACCGACCGCCGCCGCAACCCCCGCGCCGATGGCACCGGTACCCGATAAACGCAGGTCGGGGCGGTGGTCTACGATCACTCGGCCAGCCTAGCGCGTCGGCGCCGAAGCGTCGTCGAACGATTGCGTGACAATCTCCTTACTCCGAAGTAAGGTGTGTTCTTACTACCGAGTAAGATCGGTCCGCAAGACACGTGCAGCGGCCCCGCTCCGGGGCACCCGGAAAGAAACGGCTGGTGATATGACAACTCACACCGAACCGCGCGACACCTCCGCAGTCGGCCGCAACCCGCACCCACGCAACTTCATCGGCACCGCGATGCGCGTGCTGACCACGGTGACGGGGTCGGAGTTCGCCGAGAAGTACAACATCCGCGAACCCATCAACCGCATCGCCTACCAGGGCACCAAGACCGGCTTCCAGACGCTCGGTGCGGCCAACCGTGCGTTCAAGGCCGCGCAGGGCGGCGGCTCCGGTCAGGCCAAGCGACTGAGCAGCGCCCCCAAGGACTACTTCAACCTGACCCCCGACGACGAGCAGCAGATGATCGCGGAGACGGTGAAGGAGTTCGCCACCGAGATCCTGCGTCCCGCCGCCTATGACGCCGATGCCGCGGCCGCCGCCCCCGACGACATCGTCAAGCGCTCGGCCGAGCTCGGCATCACCATGATCAACGTCCCCGAGGATCTCGACGGGGCCGCCTCCGAGCGCGGCGTGGTCACCAACGCACTCGTCGCCGAGGCGATGGCCTACGGCGACATGGGCCTCGCCCTGCCGCTGCTGGCACCGAGTGGTGTGGCCACCACCCTCACCAACTTCGGCACCGATGAGCAGCAGCGCACCTACCTGCCGGACTTCGCGGGCGAGAACGTGCCGCAGTCCGCCGTCGTGATCGCCGAGCCGCGCCCGCTGTTCGACGCATTCTCGTTGAGCACCAAGGCGACCCGCGTACCGAGCGGGTTCCGCCTCAACGGCGTCAAGTCCTTCGTGCCGGCTGCCGGGTCATCGGAGCTGTTCATCGTCGGTGCGCAGCTCGACGGCAAGCCCGCGCTGTTCCTCGTCGAATCCGACACCAAGGGCCTGATCGTCGAGGCCGACCCCGGCATGGGTGTGCGGGCCGCCGGGATGGGCCGACTCCTCCTGCAGGACGTCGCCGTGCCCGCATCGGCCATCGTCGGCGGTGAGGGCGACGCCGCGTTGGCCGCCTATCGCGACGTCGTCCGCCTGTCCCGCCTGGGCTGGTCGGCACTGGCCGCGGGCACCGCACGCGCAGTCCTCGACTACGTGATCCCCTACGTCAACGAGCGCGAGGCGTTCGGCGAGCCGATCTCCAATCGTCAGGCGGTCGCGTTCATGGTGGCCACGATGGCGACCGAGGTCGACTCCATCCGCCTTGTCACCCTGCGGGGTGCGGCACGCGCCGAACAGGGCCTGAGCTTCGCCCGTGAGGCGGCACTGGCCCGCAAGCTGACCATCGACAAGGGCCTGCAGATCGGCCTCGACGGCGTGCAGCTGCTCGGCGGACACGGCTTCACCAAGGAACATCCCGTCGAGCGCTGGTACCGCGACCTCCGCGGCGCCGGCATCGGCGAAGGCATCGTCGTCCTGTAGACCACCTCGACGCTTCTCCGAAGACTCGACGCTTCCCGAAAGAAGTCACATGAGCATCAATCTGGAACTCCCGAAGAAGCTGCACGTCACCGTCGACCAGGCCCATCAGGCGGCGGCGGAGATCTTCCGGCCCATCTCGCGCAAATACGATCTGCGCGAACACGATTACCCGGTCGAGCTCGACACCCTGGCCAGCCTGTACGACGGCCTCTCGGAGACCGGGCAGGCCGGTGCCGGTGCCGACGGCGGCCGCAGCCAGAAGAAGTCCGACAAGCCCCGGCCCGAGGGCTCGGTGGTCAACGGCGGCAACATGCAGTCCGTCGTCAACGTCATGGAGACCTCGTGGGGCGATGTCGGCCTCATGCTGAGCATTCCCTATCAGGGACTGGGCAATTCGGCGATCGCCGCGGTCGCCACCGACGAGCAGCTCGAGCAGTTCGGCAAGGTGTGGGCCGCGATGGCCATCACCGAGCCCAGCTTCGGCTCCGACTCGGCGGCGGTCACCACCACCGCCACGCTCGACGGCGACGAGTACGTCATCAACGGCGAGAAGATCTTCGTGACGGCCGGTTCGCGCGCCACCCACATCGTCGTATGGGCGACCGTCGACAAGAGCCTCGGCCGCGCCGCCATCAAGAGCTTCGTCGTCCCGCGCGAGCATCCCGGAGTGGAAGTGGTTCGCCTGGAACACAAGCTGGGCATCCGGGTCTCCGACACCGCGGTCATCCGCTTCGAGAACTGCCGCATCCCCAAGGAGAACCTGCTCGGATCCCCCGAGGTCGACACCAAGAAGGGGTTCGGCGGGGTCATGCAGACCTTCGACAACACGCGCCCCCTGGTCGCGGGCATGGCCGTGGGTGTCGCCCGCGCCGCACTCGAAGAGCTGCGTCGTGTCCTCGACGAGGCGGGCATCGAGGTCGACTACGACCGTCCCGCCGCCGACCAGCATGCCGCCGCAGCCGAGTTCCTGCGCATGGAAGCCGATTTCGAGGCCGCCTACCTGCACACGATGCGCGCCGCGTGGATGGCCGACAACTCCCAGCCGAACTCGACCGAGGCGTCGATGTCGAAGGCCAAGGCCGGCCGCACCGTCACCGACATCACCAACAAGGTGGTCGAACTGACAGGCACGCTGGGCTATTCGGAGCGTCTCCTCGTGGAGAAGTGGGCGCGTGACTCGAAGATCCTCGACATCTTCGAGGGCACCCAGCAGATCCAGAACCTCATCATCGCCCGACGCGTGCTCAACAAGAGCAGCGCCGAGCTCAAGTGAGCTGATGGCCTTCTCGCCTGGGCGGTGTCACACCGCCCAGGCGAGTGTCATTCCGGCGGCGCACGCGACGGCGGCAGCGATGAGGGTTCCCGCGGCGTACCCTGCGGCGACGATCCGCTGAGAGTTCTGCGTCAGCCGCACCACCTCGAAACTCGCGGTGCTGAAGGTCGTGTAGCCACCGCAGAATCCGGTACCCACGATCGCCTGCAGCTCGTGCGGGGCTCCCCGGAAGATCACCAGTCCGGCGAGCACGCCCAGCAGTGCCGAACCCGTCACGTTGACGGCGAAGGTGCCCCACGGGGTGATGGTGGGCCACTTCCATGTCACCGCACCGTCGACGACGAACCGCGTCACCGCACCCAACGCTCCCGCCACCATGACGGCAATCGCGATCATCCCCGGCCCACCCGGGAAGCGAGGGCGATCCCGCAGGCCGCCGCGGCGAGCCCGAGCACGACACTGACGATCGCGTAGGACGACGCGGTCACCACCGCCGACGCCCGCGTGAGTTCCGAGATCTCCAGCGCGAACGTGCTGTAGGTGGTGAGCGCACCACAGATGCCGGTGCCCCCGAAGAGCCGCACGCGCTGGCGCCACCCCTCGTCGTGGCCAAGCCGCGCAAGCAGTTCCAGAAGCGCCCCCAGGATGAACGCGCCGGCGACGTTCACCCCGAACGTCGCCCACGGCCAGTGCCCGTGCTGGGCGGGAAAGGCCGCCTCCGCCCAGTACCGCACGCCCGTCCCGATGAGCCCACCGGCGAACACCCAGGCGAGCGCGTGCACGCGGAGATGCAGCGGACGTTCGTCGGGATCGACGGGGAGTTCGCGGTGCTTGTCTGCGTGCACGTCGACCGGTGTCAGCCCTTGCGGTGTTGCGACAGTTGTTCGGCCAGTGCCGAGAGGACATCCGGGTCCTCGATGGTCGAGGGCACCGTGTACTCCTCGTGATCGGCGATCTGGCGCATGGTCTTTCGTAGGATCTTGCCCGAGCGGGTCTTGGGCAGCGCCGGCACCACGGTGACGTCGCGGAAGGTGGCCACCGCACCGATCTCGTTGCGTACCAGGGACACCAGCTCGGATCGCAGTGTCTCGGGGTCGATGTCGACGCCGGATTTCAGCACGACGTAGCCGCTGGGCCGCTGACCCTTGAGGTCGTCGTGGATGCCGATGACCGCGCACTCGGCAACGGCCGGATGCGACGCCACCACCGCCTCGATGCTTCCGGTCGAGAGTCGGTGTCCGGCAACGTTGATCACGTCGTCGGAGCGGCCCAGGACGAACACGTAGCCGTCGGCGTCGACGTAACCGGAGTCGCCGGTGAGGTAATAGCCGTCGAACGCCGACAGATACGACCTGCGGTAGCGCTCCTCGTCACGCCACAGACCGGCGAGGGTTCCGGGCGGCAACGGCAGGCCGATGACGATGTTGCCCTCCTGCCCCGCACCCAGAGCGTTGCCCTCGGCGTCGACGACGCCCACCTGGTATCCGGGCACGGGCACCGTCGGCGAACCCGCCTTGATCGGCATGGGTTCCAGCCCACGAAGATTCGCCGCGATCGCCCAGCCGGTCTCGGTCTGCCACCAGTGGTCGACGACGGGCACACCGAGCACCTTCGACGCCCAGGTGAAGGTGTCGGGGTCGAGTCGCTCGCCGGCGGCGAACAGTGTCTGCAGGGACGACACGTCGTACTTCGCGAGTTCGGTGGCGTCGGGATCGGCCTTGCGGATCGCGCGAATCGCGGTCGGCGCGGTGAACAGGGCCTTCACCTTGTGATCGGCGATGACCCGCCAGAACGCGCCGGCGTCGGGGGTGCCGACCGGCTTGCCCTCGTACATGACCGTCGTCGCCCCGACGAACAGTGGCGCGTAGACGATGTAGGAGTGCCCGACGACCCACCCGACGTCGGACGCAGTCCACCACACGTCACCGGCAGAGATGTCGTAGATGTTCTTCATCGACCACGTCAGCGCCACCGCGTGACCGCCGTTGTCGCGGACCACGCCCTTGGGTTTACCCGTGGTACCCGAGGTGTAGAGGATGTAGAGCGGATCGGTCGCGG
It contains:
- a CDS encoding MBL fold metallo-hydrolase, which codes for MQITHFGHSCLLVEIDGTKVLFDPGNFSHGFDGISGLDAILITHQHPDHCDVAKLPDLVAANPDAILYADPQTTTQLNDDDVAGAWTAARSGDQIEIGSLTARFTGGRHAVIHPEIPVVDNVAYVLGTAEQPGQFMHPGDSFYIPFEHVDVLALPSAAPWMKLSESVDYLRVMAPRVAVPIHQAILSDAGTGIHYGRLADMKDAATEFKVLDTESATRL
- a CDS encoding DUF2752 domain-containing protein, with protein sequence MIVDHRPDLRLSGTGAIGAGVAAAVGAAALGAACVFTPGGIDGGPQVCPFAMMTGLPCPGCGLTRSWVSFMHGDVGAAFRFNAFGPLLLVLTAVTVVAALVTLARRRRTPLTGWRDIVLSPLGAVLLGVWLAYGFLRIFDAAFGWGIFPQIV
- a CDS encoding acyl-CoA dehydrogenase family protein, with the protein product MTTHTEPRDTSAVGRNPHPRNFIGTAMRVLTTVTGSEFAEKYNIREPINRIAYQGTKTGFQTLGAANRAFKAAQGGGSGQAKRLSSAPKDYFNLTPDDEQQMIAETVKEFATEILRPAAYDADAAAAAPDDIVKRSAELGITMINVPEDLDGAASERGVVTNALVAEAMAYGDMGLALPLLAPSGVATTLTNFGTDEQQRTYLPDFAGENVPQSAVVIAEPRPLFDAFSLSTKATRVPSGFRLNGVKSFVPAAGSSELFIVGAQLDGKPALFLVESDTKGLIVEADPGMGVRAAGMGRLLLQDVAVPASAIVGGEGDAALAAYRDVVRLSRLGWSALAAGTARAVLDYVIPYVNEREAFGEPISNRQAVAFMVATMATEVDSIRLVTLRGAARAEQGLSFAREAALARKLTIDKGLQIGLDGVQLLGGHGFTKEHPVERWYRDLRGAGIGEGIVVL
- a CDS encoding acyl-CoA dehydrogenase family protein, with translation MSINLELPKKLHVTVDQAHQAAAEIFRPISRKYDLREHDYPVELDTLASLYDGLSETGQAGAGADGGRSQKKSDKPRPEGSVVNGGNMQSVVNVMETSWGDVGLMLSIPYQGLGNSAIAAVATDEQLEQFGKVWAAMAITEPSFGSDSAAVTTTATLDGDEYVINGEKIFVTAGSRATHIVVWATVDKSLGRAAIKSFVVPREHPGVEVVRLEHKLGIRVSDTAVIRFENCRIPKENLLGSPEVDTKKGFGGVMQTFDNTRPLVAGMAVGVARAALEELRRVLDEAGIEVDYDRPAADQHAAAAEFLRMEADFEAAYLHTMRAAWMADNSQPNSTEASMSKAKAGRTVTDITNKVVELTGTLGYSERLLVEKWARDSKILDIFEGTQQIQNLIIARRVLNKSSAELK
- a CDS encoding fluoride efflux transporter FluC — protein: MIAIAVMVAGALGAVTRFVVDGAVTWKWPTITPWGTFAVNVTGSALLGVLAGLVIFRGAPHELQAIVGTGFCGGYTTFSTASFEVVRLTQNSQRIVAAGYAAGTLIAAAVACAAGMTLAWAV
- the crcB gene encoding fluoride efflux transporter CrcB → MHADKHRELPVDPDERPLHLRVHALAWVFAGGLIGTGVRYWAEAAFPAQHGHWPWATFGVNVAGAFILGALLELLARLGHDEGWRQRVRLFGGTGICGALTTYSTFALEISELTRASAVVTASSYAIVSVVLGLAAAACGIALASRVGRG
- a CDS encoding propionyl-CoA synthetase; protein product: MGSYSEAFTQASDDREAFWLSAADAVDWYTPPTSALDDSDAPFYRWFPGATLNTCYNALDRHLADGNDGRTALIWDSAMTGERRHYTYAALLDVVARFAGVLTAQGVSAGDRVVIYMPMIPEAAIAMLACARIGAVHSVVFGGFAARELATRIDDAEPVAVVTSSGGLEPGRTVEYLPMVAKAIELSQTPPRTVIVKDRPEIAGSAADYAGWLDWDQQTNTADPVDAVPVAATDPLYILYTSGTTGKPKGVVRDNGGHAVALTWSMKNIYDISAGDVWWTASDVGWVVGHSYIVYAPLFVGATTVMYEGKPVGTPDAGAFWRVIADHKVKALFTAPTAIRAIRKADPDATELAKYDVSSLQTLFAAGERLDPDTFTWASKVLGVPVVDHWWQTETGWAIAANLRGLEPMPIKAGSPTVPVPGYQVGVVDAEGNALGAGQEGNIVIGLPLPPGTLAGLWRDEERYRRSYLSAFDGYYLTGDSGYVDADGYVFVLGRSDDVINVAGHRLSTGSIEAVVASHPAVAECAVIGIHDDLKGQRPSGYVVLKSGVDIDPETLRSELVSLVRNEIGAVATFRDVTVVPALPKTRSGKILRKTMRQIADHEEYTVPSTIEDPDVLSALAEQLSQHRKG